TCTGCTGCCTGGTAAAGCCTACGTCAGcacctcttttcccttttctagaaataaaaaggaattgcAAAGTTTCTTTTAATAGGCACCTCCAGTTTGTCCGCGATGCGGGTTTGTAGTTCAATGAAAAGTGCCCGCAGCCTTAGGTAACTCTGTTTTACATTCTCAAACAAACGGGGTATTACTAATGCTCAGCCTATAACTGGTGATCTTCCAGTGAGCAAAGCGGTCATCTAAATTAATTTATCGTAGCCCTCCTAATTGAACAGAAAGAAATTCTAAAATGTCAGTAGCAGCCAGAAGAAAGTTGATGCAGaggttcatttttttatttaatgttcaGCAATGCTAGAGCGTTAATCCATCATGTAGATGTTAATTAAATGAGGTAACGTTTATGAGCCAGTATTTTTCACTGTTGGAGAGTAAGATAGCTGTACGCTAGCTGCCTATTCCAAAAGTAAAATTTTCCCCGTAACTTTGGTAAAAAGCTATCCTAAAACGGGTAAGTTAGTTTTGAAGCTGGGAAAAATGTTGCATTTGTTCCTCCTCTCTTGTGTTAGGGTACAAGCTTTCCTAACAGCTATCTTTCAAGTCGTAATCGAGTTCCATTTTCATAATTTGCAGGGAATGAGTCAAGGCAGAGGTCCTTCAAGCAGAGCAGTAAGCCAGAGAGCAGGGGCTCAAATAGAAGGTAGACCTGTAGGTGGTGGGATGGATCTCAGTCATGGTTCTGGAAGAGCATACAGgaccagccaggggaaaaggaaacTAAAAGCAGTAATGCATTTAAGTCGCGTAGCAGTCAGCGCTCACAAGCCAGTACGAAGAGCTGGGTCTGCTCGTTCTCCGTGGAAGAAAGCAAAGATATTCCCCATGATCCTGCAGAAAGTAAAAGGCAGTAGGAAAGATTCCAGTTACGCCAAGCTCCTGTCTGCTCGCCAAGTGGACGGTGACGAAAGCGTGATTATCAAGGGAAATTACTTCCAGAAATCAACCGATGGCAGACCTTCCATGAGAAAACTAAACCACGTGTTAAAACGCATTAGTGTCTCCAGAAAAATTCAGGGGCCTACTAGCAAAGAATCGGTCCAtgcaagaggaaaaggagaggaagaatacggaggagaggaaacaaaatcAGGTGTTTCAATAAACATCACAGCAGAAAGCGAACACAAGGAGAGTGatgatgagaggaagaaaaagacgAGAAGAAAATACACCTCAGATGATGAATCATCAGTGAAGAGCGGTAGCTCTGCCTCAGGGTCAGAAGATAAAGACTATTTGAAAGTAACACTGGACCAAGATGAAGCCACCGAAAGTACCGTGGACTCTGATGAAGAAGATGGGCACGATTTTGGTGATTCTGAAGATGCCGACTCGGGATCCAGCTCTAGTAGTGACTCTGAGGAGGGCTCATCTGAGGAGGAAGACGACGAGGAAGACTCTGAAAGCGATGAAGACGATAGCCAATCAAATTGCTCCTCCGTGCAAGGTTCGTTCAGCAGATCAGGGCCTAGCgagtccagcagcagcagaagtactGAAAGGTCAAGTGTCAGAAGTGCAGGGTCTCGTGGAGGAGCAAGGCGCTCCAGCCAGAAGTCAGCAGTTAGTTCCCATGCATCCGGGAGTGAGAGGGACACCAGGTACAGGAAAGTGTCAAGATCCAGCTATACGAGCAAAACATCCTCAGCCAGTCTTGAAATAGAAGACACGATAGAAGAGGTGtcagaagaagatgaagaaacagaCGTGGAGCGGGTCAGGGCAATCTCCGATGAGACGGCGGAGAACGTAGCTGGTAAGACTGTTCCTGAAAGGTCTTCTGCCAATGCAAAAACTGCTACTGCTAAAGAAAACGAGAAAGGAAAATCGGGTGTTAATAGTGAAGATAGCGTGGATGAAAGCACAGAAGAGGTTGCTACAGATGCCAGTGACGGGGAGGAGACGATCAGCAAGAACGAATCTAGTTGCCTAGACAGCGAAATCAGCGTTGCTTCCAAAGGTACCGAAGGGACAAAAAGCACAACTAGTGCTACTTCTGGTAAAACCGATGCTTCCTGTGATACTGAGAATCAAAGTTCTGACACCAacgtgaaaagaaggaaaatgagaaaaaagacgTCCCTGGAAAACAGTGAGTCTCGGTCAGAGGAGACCCCGGATACTGGTGCTACAGAGTCGGAGACCACCGGTGATTCTACAGccttttagaaaaggaagaagggcAGGTGGACGTTTTGCAGTAAGGAGTGATCTTGTTTGCTGTGCCTTCTGTGTGGTCTTTCCTAAGTAGTACACGCTTGACTAGAGATGGCCAAAGGGAAAACGTCAGAACCTGTCACGTCAGCCTTTAAAACCTTAAGTGCTATCTTAAGAAGTATTACAGAAAACCAAGTAAATATAGAAGTCCTACTCAGAGACGACTCAGGTATACTTAATGGTGGATGTAGAAGGAGTAATTTTCATCCAGCAGGGGCAGGAAGGagttcctgtttttctctgttaATTTAATGTTACAGTTTAAAAAGGCAAGGTGTTAATTCTCTAGGTTTAATCCTTTTTGCATTATGGAAGTCATGATGTGAAGTAAGGTGGCCTTTCGCATTAACAGTGGTGGGTGGACAGCTCGATGAACTTGAGGGTACCAACCCATTGCGGGCTCATTCAGGTTAACGGGTCTGTTACAGAATGGCGcgttacagaaaggaaaagggcaaAGCATGGAATTCAGTGAAGAACGAGGATGAAAAGACTTAGAGGTCATATGCCGTTGCACTGCATGCGCCCCTACCATACAGAATTTGCTCATCCTCAAAGGAGTTCTCCAATGTAAACGTTAGCCCTATTTACAGGGAGTGAAATTGAAGCAACGTTAAAGCAACATGCCTGAAACTGCAGGGTGTTACTAGCAGAGCTGGGATTAAACTTTCCGGATCGTGGGATGCAGGCTTCCCAGAGCAGCGGTGAACAAGGCAGAAATGCAGAGGGAGGTGTGCAAAATGAGCaagctcagaaaagaaaaacaggttaCAGTTTCCGACTTTGGCCCTTCCTGCCCGCATGTATGTTAGTGGCGTTTTAAAGTTTTAGGTGCGTAACTGCAACGAATTGCTGAAGGAAACAGTCACCCGTGTGCTGTATTTCGGTGATTGGCCTTTTCAAATTCAATAACCTGGAATAGCTGGGGGTCAGTCAATGGAGGAATATTACAGCATTTTCATTAGCACAGTTCTGCTCAAAAGTAGTGTGGCAGTTTAGGAAGGATTTCTGTTGTTTATGACTCGAGCGGCCTTTGCGTTTCCATGTATGAAACAACTTCTGCATGAGGTACAGCCTCACAGAGCTCTTAGCCATGCTGTCAGCACACGCAGTATTGTATTTGTATGTACACAAGCTACCTGCGCTTTATTTATCTTGTAACAAAAGCCACAGAGCTGTTTCTCAGACACTAGATTTTTTTCCGGATAAGTAATAAAAAGcctaaataaaatgaaagttttgaTGAGCCGGTAATGGATTGTTCCTGCAACTGAGTGCTCCAAAGGCGATACAGATTCTGGTATTTCCACCAAGGCTCTGCCAGGCGGTCTCTgttagaggggaaagagaaggaagtttGAATTGTTATTACACTGACGTTTGTTGCGCTTGTATCAAAGCTATAAAGTTTTCCTTGAGCCGTCCTCCAGTGTGCCATGACCCAGCGGTGCCTGGAAATGCCATTTAGGGAGTAGAAGGTGCAGCAGTATGTGTAGCACTGCGGCATTTTTGCAAGCTGCCGCCTTCTTACGTTCCTGAAGGGGTTATATCTCTGTTGCCgattcactgcaaaaaaaaaaaaaagaaaagaaaaaagaaatgcacaggTGATAGTAAATTTTCAAATGTTGGCTTTAATTCCACTCGAAACACAAGCTGGATTTATGATCAGTCACTTACTTTTTTACATTGCCATACAGCACTCAAGGTGCAGCTGCACACAGTTGTTTAATGTAGATCCTGTCTTAGCTAGTCAGACTTTTCATCCACCTGAATTTATCAGTGTGAAGAAAATTGCATGTCTTTATCAGGAACAAAAGGTCGAATAAGGCCCGTAAGCAAGCTGTAAAAAGCACAAACTTTTGAAAAGCGAAAGATTTATCATAACCCGTTTGTACCTTGcatgattttctttctctaaaaatcAGCTTTTCTTGTCTGCATGTGTTTGTATTGCAGTGGGACTTAATTGTGATGGTATCTGCTGCCTTACTGCAGTAAGGGTGCTTCCATTATTAATTCCAGAAAGATAATTGTTTGTTGCAGCGTATTGCAAGGAAGCAGTTTAAAGAAGAATCAATTGTACCTTTAAGTAATGGATTTTGTTTAATCACTGTTAATACCAAGTCACAGCAACATGGAAATTAAGTTTGCATTAACTCTTTGGAAGATACATGCAAATTACATAAACTCTGAAGTCTCATTTCTCCATTGCCTTAATTGCGTTCGCTAGCAAAGCGTCGTCATCGATTCCGCTAGATTTCAAGTGGCACAAAGCTTTGTatcaagaatttatttttttcgcCACCCAGTTCTGCCAGTACAGGACCTGGGAATTTCCCTTGTGTAGGTCCTCAGAGCTTTCTCTCCTTGATGTGCTGTGCATGTAAAGTAGACCTGCTCAGTGCCATTTCTGCACTGACTTTACAATTTCGTAGCGCTCTAGAAGAAATCTTCCAGTGCCTGCCTAAGCATTCACCTGATAGTAGGGTACTTGCTTCAAAACATCACTTACACCATTTCCTGGCTGTCAATGCATTCCAGTTGCTCTTAGAAGGGGATATTAATCTAGCTGGTTCTCCTGTATCTTTGCAAGACAGGCTGAGACATTGTTTTGTCAAAATATGACTGGTTCACCAAAAATGTGATTTACAAGAACACTTCTGTTAAGCTTACTTTCAGAAAGTAAGGTCCTCGTTCCCAGAATTCTCCAAGAAGATGCATTTTGACTTAATGGGAGTACAGCTGAATACATCttccgggtggggggggggggggggggggaagaccctTCAATACTTGTCACTATCTTccaagcatgaagaaaaaaaagcatattttttatacatatacacgCCATCTAAATGGCACGATACCATTGCTGAACTGCAGTGAGCACATCCATTTTGCAACTTTTTAGTAGAAGGAATGGTGTGCGTGTTCCAGCGTGAAGTGTTTATGCTATTGTCACGTAGTAGCAATCGGAATGGTTAGGACATACTAGCGTACAATCTAAAAGGGAAGGCAAAGAAGACCAGTTTATGAAAATTCCTATGAAACGTCTAGATAAAAGACCAGATAAATAGTAGACAGGAACACGGTGGAAAAAGGGACAAGCAAACGTAAGAAATACTAGTGCTGTGATTTAATGACGTTTCTATTTATTGTCCAACAGTGGGCCAGGAAGAAAAGGATCAAGTTGATAGTCGACCCCGAATACGAGACCAGCTCCACTGGAGAAGACAGCGCTCCGGACTCCACTCAAAGGAATCGTCTTAATAACCCCAATATCCAAAGCAACGTCAACGGTAACATCTACATTGCTCAGAACGGCTCTGTTGTCAGAACCCGCCGCGTTTGCCTTGCGAATAATTTAAAAGTCACGTCTCCAGTGAGACTGGGGAAACACTTCAAGAAACTGGACAAGCTTGCGGTGACACACGAGGAGAACGTCCCGCTGAACACACTGTCAATGGGACCATCTTCTAGTGATAAAATGAACACAAGACCTTGTAGCGTCTCGTTTGCTTCCTCTACTGTAGGGGCCGAAAACATAGTAACAAAGCCAGGGGGCACCAAAATGAAAAGCACACAAGAACAAGAGTCAGTTGTTGACAACGAGGACGTCAAAGAGCCCTTGGAGTCACACAGTGAACACACGCAGTCCGACGAAGAGGAGCTCTGGATGGGCCCTTGGAATAACCTTCACATACCAATgacaaaactgtgattttttttctttttaatttttacttcagtttattaTAAACTGCGCTTTTTATTGTCACTGAGGAAAACGTATGAAATTTGTATTGTGCACATATGTTGTATACTACAGACAACATgctttaaaggtttaaaaaaaaaaaaatttgcactcACATTTGTACCGATTAATTGTCCTCCCCAACAACTGTTTTGACAGGCTCCCATTTCACTAAACAATACTTCATTTACATTTATTAGTTCCTTTGGATCTTGATTATGGTTTAATAAACAGTAAACTACTAATAAATGCACAGCAACATTTGGTTAACTTTTCAGACAACTCTATACGTGCCTAGCTTGGTTTTCTGTATGGTACTTGTGGCTCTCCTGTTTACATTTGGAAATTGTCTATTTATGTTCTAGATTTATATCCAGAGCACTTGATTCTGAACTCacagtaataaattaaaaataaatccatgaaAGTCAATGGAGCAAATCCTCGGCTGGTGTAAATTTGAGTAAGTGCCACAGGCGATAGTGAAATTCCAGTTTCTGCCAAGAGAGGATATCGTTCGACACCCAGCCAGCAAACGTGGGTAAGAGCGAACTAAGCACGCGTAAGAGTGCAACCTTGTTACCCTGAAAAGTGGAGCAGGAGATTAAGTAAGTGTGATTAAAAAAAGTGCAAGTGGAAGAAAACGTGCAGCAGTTAATCTTACTCCGTTATGGGGCCGtgctttgttcattttcttttgtaaattagCTCGTTCCAGGTTTTTTCCACAGCCAGTTATTCATCTCTTCCCACATCAGTCTTGTTTTCGTCTTTATATGGTCTTTAGCTCCAGTTTTTGTGCCCCATCAATAACTGTCATCCTAGGGCTATACTCCTCTGAACTAAACCAGGATGATACCAGAGTCGGTATGATAGAAATAGGCATAAAAAGTAATTAACAGGAAAGGGATAGATGCATTTTTCAACCCCGCCGAGCTACAGGGTTAAACAAGTCAAATCACCGTTCCAGTCCAGTGTTGCATGTAAACCTGCCGTAAAGACAAACGGATCACGGTGAAGGGGATAAAAAGTGAACATTTTGTGACGCTTATATGCATATACGAATCTGTCAAGGGCAAAGGGTGGCATAACGCGCACAAAAGAATCGGTTTGCAAACCTGAAGCAAGGTGGTTTTTGTAAAATATCGGCACCCGCTTTTATTTGTAGCTCGAGAAAGTAGTGGGAGTGTCTCACTACAACTTGAATAGAGCAGAGAAATGCTGCTGCCCATAATCACCAAGGAATACCTGAGAGATGTTAGCACTAtagagcaaagtattttctccaagGCgatattagaaagaaaagaaatactcacATGAGAAAAGTGTCCTGTTCTACCATGCAGATTGTTCTCTCTTTCGGCATGAGATTAAACCAGTCGTGTAACTCTTGAAAGATAGGAAGAGTCAACAAAGAAATTTGTGCAATTATAAGGAAACGATGGGCATCATCATTCTTTTCCTGGTGCCATAGTTAAGCTTCACGACAAGGGCCGGATGGCAAGAGCTGTTGCTTCTGCTCTGGTAGTAAATGGACTTCTGCTGTTGTGATCTCGGTTCCCCCTTGCACAGGTTCCCCTCCAGGAGATTCCTCTCAATGCCAGTCTTTAGAAGCTGTTCGCATGTTATACAAGCTGATGTAAACGTGACATCATTGTCAAATACCTCCCTTTCAacctgagatttttcaaaaaaaaaaacttggtattTATTTCTCCTAACTCTCTTCTCTTGGCATATTTGCACTTGGTACCTAACTAAAAATAGCTGTTTGGAGTTTAGATGATAGAGTCAGAACATACAGACGAGAGTGATGGGAAGAAAAAGCCTATTCTTTGAAATAACTAgtaaaatgttatattttaatcCCATTGAAGGTACTGTTATTATTTCATTACATCATCATTATTGCAAGATCTGTCAGTTTGGTTCTTACTAAACACTCTGATAAGGTCATACGCTTTTTAGAGACATGTTTTCTCCCTGCTAGTGTCA
The sequence above is drawn from the Struthio camelus isolate bStrCam1 chromosome 7, bStrCam1.hap1, whole genome shotgun sequence genome and encodes:
- the LOC104144339 gene encoding uncharacterized protein; translation: MLHLFLLSCVRVQAFLTAIFQVVIEFHFHNLQGMSQGRGPSSRAVSQRAGAQIEGRPVGGGMDLSHGSGRAYRTSQGKRKLKAVMHLSRVAVSAHKPVRRAGSARSPWKKAKIFPMILQKVKGSRKDSSYAKLLSARQVDGDESVIIKGNYFQKSTDGRPSMRKLNHVLKRISVSRKIQGPTSKESVHARGKGEEEYGGEETKSGVSINITAESEHKESDDERKKKTRRKYTSDDESSVKSGSSASGSEDKDYLKVTLDQDEATESTVDSDEEDGHDFGDSEDADSGSSSSSDSEEGSSEEEDDEEDSESDEDDSQSNCSSVQGSFSRSGPSESSSSRSTERSSVRSAGSRGGARRSSQKSAVSSHASGSERDTRYRKVSRSSYTSKTSSASLEIEDTIEEVSEEDEETDVERVRAISDETAENVAGKTVPERSSANAKTATAKENEKGKSGVNSEDSVDESTEEVATDASDGEETISKNESSCLDSEISVASKGTEGTKSTTSATSGKTDASCDTENQSSDTNVKRRKMRKKTSLENSESRSEETPDTGATESETTGDSTAF